Genomic segment of Microbacterium sp. BH-3-3-3:
GTTCGCGGTCGACGCGACCGTCGCCCCGGCGATGTGAGGACCCCCGTGCAGATTCAGCGCCGCGGAGACGGCCACCACGATTGGACCCTCTACGAGGGGGAGGGGCGCGTGGGCATCGAGTGGTACTTCCCGGATGCCACGGCCCTCGGCGCCCAGGTGATGCTCTACCACCTGGCCCCCGGTGCCTCGGAGGGCGAGCACCGCCACCTCACCGGCGCCGCCGACAGCTGCTCGGCCGACAGCAGCGACGAGATGTACGTCGTCACCGCGGGCGAGATCGTCTTCACCGCCGACGGGGTCGACCGGGTGCTCAGGGCGGGAGACGGCGCGTACGCCCCGGCGGGCATGGTGCACGGCGTGCGCAATGCCTCGGACGCCCCGGCCGAGCTCGTGCTGATCTTCGGCCCGCCGACGACCGCCGCGCCCACCACCACCACGCCGCCCGCCGCCCCGCCGCCCACCGCCCCGGAGGAGACGCCGTGAGACACGCCCCCGACTACGCCCTGACCGACCTCGACGCGGTGCGCGAGCTGGTGCGCGAGAACCCCTGGGCCACGCTGGTGAGTCATGTGCCCGGGCGGGGGCTCGTGGCATCCCACTATCCGGTGCTCGTCGACGACGCGGGCGACGGGTTCTCGATCGTGAGCCACGTGGGGCGCCCCGACGAGGCGCTGCACGAGCTCGGCGCGCACGAGGTGATGGTCGTGGTGTCGGGACCGAGCGGGTACGTCTCGCCCGGCTGGTACGACGTGTCGCCGGCCGTGCCGACCTGGAACTTCGTCGTCGCGCACCTGTACGGCACGCCCGAGCTGCTGAGCGACGACGAGAACCTCGCGGTGCTCGACCGGCTCGTCACGCACTTCGAGGCACCGTTGCCGAACCCCTTCCTGATGCACCGGAGCCTCGAGAACACCGCGTACGCCGAGCGGATCGTGCACGGGACGGTCGGGTTCCGCCTGCCCGTCGCACGGTTCGAGGCGAAGCAGAAGCTC
This window contains:
- a CDS encoding cupin domain-containing protein — its product is MQIQRRGDGHHDWTLYEGEGRVGIEWYFPDATALGAQVMLYHLAPGASEGEHRHLTGAADSCSADSSDEMYVVTAGEIVFTADGVDRVLRAGDGAYAPAGMVHGVRNASDAPAELVLIFGPPTTAAPTTTTPPAAPPPTAPEETP
- a CDS encoding FMN-binding negative transcriptional regulator; translation: MRHAPDYALTDLDAVRELVRENPWATLVSHVPGRGLVASHYPVLVDDAGDGFSIVSHVGRPDEALHELGAHEVMVVVSGPSGYVSPGWYDVSPAVPTWNFVVAHLYGTPELLSDDENLAVLDRLVTHFEAPLPNPFLMHRSLENTAYAERIVHGTVGFRLPVARFEAKQKLSQDKPAAVVDRIVAALCAPGPYENPALAGRMDTIRQREEREER